Proteins from a single region of Fusobacterium gonidiaformans ATCC 25563:
- a CDS encoding ABC transporter ATP-binding protein, with protein sequence MIEVKNLSYHKDNKDILKNISLSFQENCITGILGANGSGKTTLLRHLIRELPSHNAIYIGGKEINQISKKDFAKKISFISQNTMYIPEMTIEDIVMMGRYPYKKLFSSYSKEDKKKVEESLLLFNLENLRQKAIGSVSGGEAKRAFIARAFAQNTEILILDEPINHLDIKHQLALLKLFHKLKEKTIILSIHNLEFALKFCDQIILMKDGKVIEMGKTEAVFSAQKILEVFEVEVEVKKIADEKVIMYR encoded by the coding sequence ATGATAGAAGTTAAAAATTTGTCTTATCATAAGGATAATAAGGATATTTTAAAGAATATTTCTCTTTCTTTTCAGGAAAATTGTATTACTGGGATATTAGGAGCCAATGGTTCAGGAAAGACGACGTTATTAAGACATTTAATACGAGAATTACCTAGCCATAATGCTATTTATATAGGTGGAAAAGAAATCAATCAAATTTCGAAAAAAGATTTTGCCAAAAAGATATCTTTTATTTCTCAAAATACCATGTATATACCGGAAATGACAATAGAAGATATTGTGATGATGGGAAGATACCCTTATAAGAAATTATTTTCTAGCTATTCAAAAGAAGATAAAAAAAAGGTAGAGGAAAGTTTATTGTTATTTAATTTAGAAAATCTTCGACAGAAAGCGATTGGAAGTGTTTCAGGCGGGGAAGCAAAGAGAGCTTTTATTGCAAGAGCTTTTGCACAAAATACAGAAATTTTGATTCTAGATGAACCAATTAACCATTTAGATATTAAGCATCAATTAGCTTTGTTAAAATTATTCCACAAATTGAAAGAAAAGACAATTATTCTATCTATTCATAATCTTGAGTTTGCATTAAAATTCTGTGACCAAATTATATTGATGAAAGATGGAAAGGTAATTGAGATGGGGAAAACAGAAGCAGTATTTTCTGCTCAAAAAATTTTGGAAGTTTTTGAGGTAGAAGTAGAAGTCAAAAAAATAGCAGATGAAAAAGTCATTATGTATAGATAA
- a CDS encoding FecCD family ABC transporter permease, with the protein MNKKWKITLLCIASLLIPIFCIGFGSIKIDNKWVVQIVMNHVLGKEYFVCKWERTLETIVWDLRFPRILLAFLTGAALSLVGVIMQTITKNNLAEPYILGISSGASAGAVSVIILSGTYPILQKISIEQGAFLGSLLSISMVFFISSRHLTRGSSLILTGVGVSSFFSAMTTVIIYSSKNNSQLVTAMFWMTGSLSSAAWESLFYPFLIFLFFTILVYLYSHELDILLMGDTDANTLGVHTQFLKFIMIGISTLLISILVSLTGIIGFIGLVIPHIARKIIGYQHRTLVIFSTLLGGNFLVVADTFARSYFSPEEMPIGVITAFIGTPIFLWIVRRNYSYGGRE; encoded by the coding sequence ATGAATAAGAAATGGAAAATTACATTATTATGTATTGCAAGTCTTCTTATTCCTATTTTTTGTATTGGTTTTGGATCCATAAAAATTGATAATAAATGGGTAGTTCAAATTGTGATGAATCATGTATTAGGAAAAGAGTATTTTGTTTGTAAATGGGAAAGAACGTTAGAGACTATTGTATGGGATTTAAGATTTCCTAGAATTTTACTAGCTTTTTTAACAGGAGCTGCTTTATCCTTGGTAGGGGTTATTATGCAAACAATCACAAAAAATAATTTAGCAGAACCTTATATTTTAGGGATTTCTAGTGGAGCATCTGCAGGAGCGGTATCCGTTATTATTTTATCCGGAACTTATCCGATATTACAAAAAATTAGTATAGAGCAAGGAGCCTTTTTAGGCTCCTTGCTATCTATTAGTATGGTTTTTTTTATTTCTTCAAGACATTTAACTAGGGGGAGTAGTTTGATTTTAACAGGAGTCGGGGTTTCCTCTTTTTTCTCTGCTATGACTACTGTCATTATTTATAGCAGTAAAAATAATTCTCAGCTAGTAACAGCCATGTTTTGGATGACGGGAAGCTTAAGTTCCGCTGCTTGGGAAAGTTTATTTTATCCTTTCCTTATATTTTTATTTTTCACTATATTAGTATATTTATATTCTCATGAATTGGATATACTTTTAATGGGAGATACGGATGCAAACACTTTGGGTGTCCACACTCAATTTCTAAAATTTATTATGATAGGAATTTCTACCTTGCTCATTTCTATCTTAGTTTCTTTAACTGGAATTATAGGCTTTATAGGTTTAGTTATTCCTCATATTGCAAGAAAAATAATAGGATATCAACATAGAACTTTAGTTATTTTTTCAACATTGTTAGGAGGGAACTTTCTAGTTGTAGCAGATACTTTTGCAAGAAGTTATTTTTCTCCTGAGGAGATGCCAATTGGAGTGATTACTGCTTTTATAGGAACACCGATTTTTTTATGGATTGTAAGAAGGAATTATTCTTATGGGGGGAGAGAATGA
- a CDS encoding tripartite tricarboxylate transporter TctB family protein, whose protein sequence is MIKYDRILTIGLIILEALYFCMIKSLPEKAAKYPLFVLALLIILTIALGIKSFTTKIEKEKSEIFQGFQGKQFIFIVVLSAIYIFGIEKIGFFISSFVYLIVIMVGLKSNIKWAVISSIVFCLLIYSIFVVFLKVPVPNGILI, encoded by the coding sequence ATGATAAAATATGATAGGATCCTAACGATAGGATTGATTATTTTAGAAGCATTGTATTTTTGTATGATTAAATCTTTGCCAGAAAAAGCGGCAAAATATCCTTTATTTGTTTTAGCATTGTTGATTATTTTAACAATTGCACTTGGAATCAAATCTTTTACTACAAAAATAGAAAAAGAAAAAAGTGAGATTTTTCAAGGGTTTCAAGGAAAACAGTTTATATTTATTGTAGTTTTATCTGCTATTTATATTTTCGGTATTGAAAAAATTGGTTTTTTTATAAGTAGTTTTGTTTATTTAATAGTAATTATGGTAGGATTAAAATCCAATATAAAATGGGCTGTTATTAGTAGTATTGTTTTTTGCCTTTTAATTTATTCCATATTCGTTGTCTTTTTAAAAGTACCAGTACCGAATGGAATTTTAATTTAA
- a CDS encoding ABC transporter substrate-binding protein — protein sequence MKKITAILFMILSTTILAFTNMQEINGVKYQFDFNEAPKRAVSISQFTTEIMLKLGLEKQMIGTAFLEEEIYPSVASSYRKVPVLAEKWPSLEQLLSKNPDFVTGWEVAFKKGVDSKMIHRSHINMFVPKSSIEFNADLNTLFDDYKMFGKIFHKEKEVEKYIATEKARVEKIKKEVKNKQEFTYFLYDSGTDKAFTVFEGFTTNLLKLVHGKNILSGKGVQKTWGETSWETVIAENPDYFIIVDYSVGIREETDSDSKIKAIKANPKLKNLKAVKNNKFIRVKLAEIVPGIRNVDFFERVAKEVYKIHE from the coding sequence ATGAAAAAAATAACAGCAATATTATTTATGATTTTGAGCACTACTATCTTAGCTTTTACTAATATGCAAGAAATCAACGGAGTGAAATATCAATTTGATTTTAATGAAGCTCCTAAAAGAGCAGTAAGTATTTCACAATTTACAACAGAAATTATGTTGAAATTAGGTCTAGAAAAACAAATGATTGGAACTGCTTTTTTAGAAGAAGAAATTTATCCAAGTGTAGCATCTTCTTATAGAAAAGTTCCTGTACTGGCAGAAAAATGGCCTTCATTAGAGCAATTGCTATCTAAAAATCCTGATTTTGTAACCGGATGGGAAGTTGCCTTTAAAAAAGGTGTTGATTCTAAGATGATTCATAGAAGTCATATCAATATGTTTGTTCCTAAATCATCCATTGAGTTTAATGCAGATTTAAATACCTTATTTGATGATTATAAAATGTTTGGAAAGATTTTTCATAAGGAAAAAGAGGTAGAGAAGTATATTGCGACAGAAAAAGCAAGAGTAGAAAAAATAAAAAAAGAAGTAAAAAATAAACAAGAATTTACTTATTTTTTATATGATTCAGGAACGGATAAAGCATTTACTGTTTTTGAAGGATTTACAACAAATTTATTAAAGTTGGTTCATGGAAAAAATATCTTATCTGGCAAGGGAGTACAAAAAACTTGGGGAGAAACTAGTTGGGAAACAGTGATTGCAGAAAATCCAGATTATTTTATTATTGTTGATTATAGTGTTGGAATTCGAGAAGAAACAGATTCCGATAGTAAGATTAAAGCAATAAAAGCTAATCCAAAATTAAAAAATCTAAAGGCTGTTAAAAACAATAAGTTTATCCGAGTAAAGTTAGCAGAAATTGTTCCAGGAATTAGAAATGTAGATTTCTTTGAAAGAGTTGCAAAGGAAGTATATAAAATTCATGAATAA
- a CDS encoding Nif3-like dinuclear metal center hexameric protein — protein sequence MKTKDFINILEKKYPKNLAEDWDNVGLLVGDEEKDLQKILFSLDVTEEVIDYAIKNSFDMIISHHPIIFRGIKRVLKQDALGTKIFKLVKYGINVYTLHTNLDAQIEGLNDYLLEKIGISNSSILEKREDGTGIGRIFKYPEGKLISEIQEELSNYLKLSFQRYIGKNRNKKVYRACLVNGSGMSYWRMAQSRGVELFITGDVSYHDALDAKESGMDIIDIGHYEAERFFAELLMKNLQETSLNFEIFDSKPVFQLIK from the coding sequence ATGAAAACAAAAGACTTTATCAATATTCTAGAAAAAAAATATCCTAAAAATTTAGCAGAAGATTGGGATAATGTAGGCTTACTAGTGGGAGATGAAGAAAAAGATTTACAAAAAATTCTCTTTTCATTAGATGTAACCGAGGAAGTGATTGATTATGCAATAAAAAACTCTTTCGATATGATTATTAGTCATCATCCTATTATTTTTCGTGGAATAAAACGAGTGTTAAAACAAGATGCTCTAGGTACTAAAATATTTAAGCTTGTCAAATACGGAATAAATGTGTATACTCTACATACAAACTTAGATGCTCAAATTGAGGGATTAAATGATTATCTTCTAGAAAAAATAGGAATATCTAATTCTAGTATTTTAGAAAAAAGAGAAGATGGAACAGGAATTGGAAGAATTTTTAAATATCCAGAAGGAAAATTGATATCAGAAATTCAAGAAGAGTTATCTAACTATTTAAAGCTTTCTTTTCAACGATATATAGGAAAGAATAGGAATAAAAAAGTATATCGAGCTTGTTTGGTAAATGGTTCCGGAATGAGTTATTGGAGGATGGCTCAGTCTCGAGGGGTAGAATTATTTATCACTGGAGACGTTTCCTACCATGATGCTTTGGATGCAAAAGAGAGTGGAATGGATATTATTGATATTGGTCATTACGAGGCTGAACGTTTCTTTGCTGAATTATTGATGAAAAATTTACAAGAGACTTCTTTAAATTTTGAAATTTTTGATTCTAAGCCAGTGTTTCAATTAATTAAGTAA
- a CDS encoding tripartite tricarboxylate transporter substrate binding protein gives MKSKFLKVFSSVVMGAVLLSACGTDKSKAENGGDKYPSKPVNVIVAYKAGGGTDVGARILVSEAQKSFPQPFVIVNKPGADGEIGYTELLKSEADGYTIGFINLPTFVSIPLQRKTNFQKDDAQAIMNHVYDPGVLVVREDSKWKNLEEFVEDAKQNPDALTISNNGTGASNHIGAAHFAYEAGIKVTHVPFGGSTDMIAALRGSHVDATVAKISEVASLVKNKELRILGTFTDERLEGFEDVPTLKEKGYNVLFGSARALVAPKGTPEEIIQYLHDTFKTALESPENIEKSNNANLPLKYMSGEELTNYINEQDQYIKEMVPKLGI, from the coding sequence ATGAAGAGCAAATTTTTAAAAGTATTTTCTAGTGTTGTAATGGGAGCAGTTTTATTATCGGCTTGTGGTACGGATAAATCAAAAGCAGAAAATGGAGGAGATAAATATCCTTCAAAGCCTGTAAATGTCATTGTTGCCTATAAAGCAGGAGGAGGTACAGATGTTGGAGCAAGAATCTTAGTTTCAGAAGCTCAAAAATCTTTTCCACAACCATTTGTAATAGTGAATAAACCGGGAGCTGATGGAGAAATTGGATACACTGAACTATTAAAATCAGAAGCAGATGGTTATACAATTGGATTTATCAATTTGCCAACTTTTGTAAGTATTCCTTTGCAAAGAAAAACAAATTTTCAAAAAGATGATGCACAAGCTATTATGAATCATGTTTATGATCCAGGGGTTTTAGTGGTAAGAGAGGATAGTAAGTGGAAGAACCTAGAAGAATTTGTGGAAGATGCTAAGCAAAATCCAGATGCTTTGACTATTTCTAATAATGGTACTGGAGCATCTAACCATATTGGTGCAGCTCACTTTGCTTATGAAGCGGGAATTAAAGTAACTCATGTTCCTTTCGGTGGAAGTACAGATATGATTGCTGCACTTAGAGGAAGTCATGTGGATGCAACTGTTGCTAAAATCAGTGAAGTAGCAAGTTTAGTAAAAAACAAAGAACTTCGTATTTTAGGAACGTTTACAGATGAAAGATTAGAAGGATTTGAAGATGTTCCTACTTTAAAAGAAAAAGGATATAATGTATTATTTGGTTCTGCAAGAGCTTTAGTAGCACCTAAAGGAACTCCTGAAGAAATTATTCAATATTTACACGACACCTTTAAAACTGCTTTGGAATCTCCAGAAAATATTGAAAAATCTAACAATGCAAATTTACCATTAAAATATATGTCAGGAGAAGAACTAACAAATTATATCAATGAACAAGATCAATATATTAAAGAAATGGTTCCTAAATTAGGAATTTAG